ttctcaagtaagtcatcatcagtgatagtatctccacataattttagcATGGAACTTACCCTGTGAATaacagaattatactctgtcacagttttaaaatcttgaaatcgaaGGTGTATCCAGTCATATCGAGTTTTTGGCAACATTTTAAGTTTTAGGTGATGATATCGATCCTTCAAATTAGTTCATAATTCAAGAGGGTCTTTCATagttaaatattcagtttttaatccttcatgaatatgatgaaagagaaaaatcatggcctttgctttatcttggcatgatgctttattttcttgtttaatagtatcaccaaAACCTTTAGCGTCAAAGTGAATTTCAACATCAAAgatccatgacaaataatttttttccgacaatgtcaagtgccacaaactcatgttttgataaatttgacattataaaaattgagatagaaattaatttagaaataacaaagacaactaaaattaaatttcttcaatatatatacctgatatagaagttaatttatttgaaaaaaattaaagtttcgtattgataatgtgttataaaagtaataaaattataaaaaaaagtaaacaaaaagaCAAGAAAGTTAAGAATTGTTTTCtctgtgtttttttttcttcactattTATAAGCAAACCATCATGAAAAAAAATAGACATAACCTAATTTTTCCAATATATGAGCCCATACTAATGGACCATCAATTCTCCTTATTTCATAATaggatattttttcttatttgaagGATACATATTCGAAAATGGCCAAATGAAGCGCCTATAAAAGCAGGAGAAAAAGCGCGCTCAAATTCGTTCACACATTTCACACACTCTCTGCTCAAACAGAAAATGGAACCTTCTAGAATCGCCGCTGCCACTGACGATCAACTTGCTCGGACTTCTGAAATCGAATCTCAGCTTTCCTCCGTCGTTTACGGTATTCTCCATATCCATTTCAATCgagtattttattatatattttttttctagatcACACTTGGAGAAGCAATCGTATGTATTGTATCTTGATGATCTGTAACCAAATGAAATTTTAGCTGGACGATTTGTATGTTTTTCTTCTTCGGATTTTTAGTCAAATTGCTAGTTATTGTTTACTATTTCCTCTGGTAATCCCTTTTCGCTTTTGCATAAGCTTCAATGTGCTGTTTTCTTCTGTCTCAGCGTCATATGTGTGGATTTTCGCATATTTTTTCGAACTTCGTCTTCGTGAAGTGGAGATAGTTTGATTTATAAACTAtcagagtttttttttttggttatttcaattaaatttattGTTATTTCTTCAGTTGTATTCTTGCGTATGTTACTTTTCCGTCTTTAATTGCTAGTGATTGAATTTCTATTGAAGTTTTGATTATAtttcctatttttttaaaactgaaTTAGAGAGAATTTACAAGTTGTTTGATTAATTGTTAGAGACAATTTTGAACTTACTAGAAAATAGTTTTGTATTATCTGGCTAAAGAATAAGGCTTCTATACGGCAagaattgagaaaatattagcCAACTGTCTCAATTGATCTTCAAAACATTCATGAAATTGTTAACTGCATGCTATGAGGAATTTGATTGGAATTGAGGTACAAATGAACAACGAACTGATCTAAACTAGTCAGTCTGCTTCACATGGTCTTAGTATGCTGCTTTAAGCATATGTTTTAGATCATCTCATTTGTTCATCTAGTTTCGGAAGTCACACCATCCTAAGTTGGAATTAAAAGCCTTTCTATCCATCCCACCTTTTTTGCATTTATTAGGTAGTACTTAAACTTGTGTTTGAAGGTCCTGCATTGAACAATGGAGATGGATTAGCACTTGAATATTATGGAGACTTATATGTCTACACTATACATACTTCATAGAATTGAATCGTTTGATGTAAGGGATAAACATATGTAGTcttgatataaaaaaatagtcCAGGGATAAAATTTTGGTGTCTTTTTTGGTTGGCAAGTTtgagataacttatcccaccATTTATACCATAGTGATGGGAAAAGTTACCAATATACAtagtgggataagttatcccatctTATCCCATGATAACTAATCCCAAAATAATTAATCACGGGATAATTAGgttatgtctttttttttttcatgaaagCTTATGCAAAAGTCCACATGAAAGCTTATGCAAAAGCTTCAGAAAACCAACCAAACGAATAGCTTTTtcccaaccaaacgacccctaagagTGCAAATACTATGTCAGTCATATTTCAGTTTCCACTCAAATGGAACTGCATGAGTTGCATATCTTGATACTACTGAAGTTTATGTTCAGTATGTAGTTTTATGATCTTAAGTCCGATTAACTGACCTATAAAAAGCATGAATGTGGTCTCAAATCCTACTTGTGACTAAGTGCACTGGACATTCTCCTTACCTAATAACTGGGGATACCCCTAATTCAAATCTGTAATTTACCATTGAAAAACTTTTTAGTGAATGCTCTgaaatgacatgttcatggaaATAATGGAACATCAAGTTAAAAAGAAATAAGCTTCACTGAATCCCAGTAGTTATTGTTGATGGTTCATTATTGGCTTGAACTCATTGAAAAAGAGtgtaatattttcatttaacTATAGGTTCTAAATGTGATACGGTTTGAGAATTCATTTGCCATTGGCCTGGTCATTTTGAAATGGAACCTTTAGTTTCAGTTACTAGGAGCTTTCTAATTTGTTGATCAATGTTGCCATCAATTGTTTTAAGGAAATATTAATATACCTTGTGGAATTGCAACATCATGAGGAATTTATTtgttccacaaaatgaatatgcAGAGCTCTCACAACAAGTGCAAGGGGCAATGGAGAACATGCTGAAGATGATAAAGTGAGCTGCTTAGCACTGTGACTGAAGGAATTATAGTTTTATCTACATGGCAACATGAAGAAATGAGTACTCGCATTAGCTTTGTAAACTTGGACTTGAATTGTTAATATTCGTCTATTCTATCCTCCATTTTTTAATGTTCTTGACTAAATCTCAAGATTACTATTTTGTAATTATCAAATGCGTCATTATTTTGAGGGCAACCAGGATCTTGTGTAGGTCTCTTCTTAAGCTATTGGTTTTCATAGTCCACTCTTTCATAATAGTCTTTCttgcatttttatttaaacttccTATTCTTTCTTGCAACTTATTAGTTAAGAGTTAAAGACTGTTACTATTCATTTCATTGCATCTATGgaaaattctctctctctctctctcatttTGTTGTGTCCTAACCTTTCACATTTGTATAACTTTCTACAGCGAAATTGATCAGAGCTCCACTGAAGTAACAGAAGacatggagaagtgcaaggacTCTGCTCTTGAGAGGAGGAAAACTTTAGAGGAACAGAAGGAACATTTTCAAAGAGCTGCTTATGCTATTTTGAACATGCTGAATAACCAGGAGAGTGGATAAAAATTGTAAGTTTATCAATGATCCCTTAATCTCTGCTTTTCACAGTGTGATCGTGATTTCAGCTCAGGCATAACTTGTGGTGTTTATCTCATTAAGATATTCTATCAATTTGATTGCTGATGCATTTCATTTATCATGTTATGTGATGATCATGACAGACATGTCGTTGTCTTGGATGTTCTTTTAGTCATTAGgctttttttctcaaataataTACAGGCTATAGCTGATGTAAAATGTAAACATTATGATTATTGTCATTTTGACAGCTGGTAAAGTGTAAATAGAGATGTATCATCCTTATGGCTAGCAGCATTTGATATGCTTTTGACTTGTCAGTGCACAATGTATAACTCGTAAATTGTAGATTACTTCATTTACTTGTGTTGGAGACCGAACAGTCTGCTCATGTATATTGTTCTTGTATTCTTAGATGCCTACTGCTACTACGTTGGATCACATTTGGaaacatctttaaaatattcatagtttTTATTCTTTGTGCAGGTATATATAGAGGACATCTCAGACATTTTGACCCCATTATTCCTGTAAACAATGTAAAAGTTGTAGAGAGTTCACATAGCTTTGAAGCATTTCGGAAAATAAATTTGAGCCCTGCCCGTTAAATATGTGTTGCTTGAATCTGAACAGTAATACCGATGTTTGATCTGTATGAATCATGTGCCTTTCTGCTTGTTGAGTACCCTAAAAGTTGAGGTTTGTAGCCTCTTAAGGCTAAGCTTTAAACTCAGATTCTTTCTTTTGGTCATCACTAGCTTCAACCTGATCTACTATGTGAAACCACATGATTGCTTCGGTGTCGTAAATTCTGTAGATGTGATACAATACACCACACAGGAACAACATTTGCAAGTCATACGATTGATACACCTCATACAAAAGTCATATAAGTTGTTTCTACAATTCTGGCAAGTATTTCTCAAACATATATTGCTTATCCCAAAGTATATCTAAAGCTCGATTTGAAAAGTTCCTTCAAAATGAGCAAATTCTGAAAGCACGATCAAGTAACCTCTTGTTTAGAAGATCCGTAGCTGAAAGGGTAATTTTTTTTGCCAAAAATTTGAAAACGGCAATTAATTTTGGGAAGAAACCAAAAGGCAAAAATGCACCCTGTGGTGCGACTTTTCCTTTGTCAGTTGACGGATGTCAGTCCTCTGTTAAAGGAAGTCGCATGGCAGGATGCGACTGCAAGTCGCACCCCAGCGCCTGCGACTTACATGTCAATTGTTTTCTTATCTGTTGGATGTTTGTTTGAGTTTTTTGTACTGAGGAGTTTTTGTTGAATAATTCTCAGTATTTTTGGTTCAACGTTTTAGCGAATTTGATCTATTTATAACTATGAACATGTAACCCATCTTGGCTGGAAATAAAAGAACATCTTGCATTGACTGATGAGCCACAAAATAGACCTAATTTGATTTATCGAATATTTAGGGCCAAGATTGACGAACTGAAGACAGATACAGcaactaaattaattttcaGGTATGCTTAATATTGAACTTTATTCAGTACTGTTTGTAATAGCAAACTCGCAAAgctattatatatttttgtcaCATTAAAGTAACTGAACTTTGTCGGATGTGACATTAAAGTCAGAATTCTGGCCATCTTTAAGCTTTATAGTTCTTCTTCATTCATATTGAGATGCTTGAATCCACAAGTCAGTTGTTTTTGTTTAGGAAAGCTGGGATTCAGAGTTTGCTTATTATATTACACGGGTTGTTACTTTATTTTTCCTAAATGCAAAATGTTACTAAATGTTATTGTTTGAGGTATGCCTTTCCCTTTGTGTTTCTTTAACTTAGTTTGGATGGTTGTAACCTATTGTATTGTGTTATtagttaaaataatatatatatttttttgattgttatttaaattaaatttattgttAGATGATAATGAAAATTCTCATTTTGTGTATTGAGTAATGAATGATTCAGTGTGATTGAGTTGttactttatttttcttctcattcgtctttatttgtttacttttactTGTCCTCTTTGAATCTTGCACACCCCTTAAGAAATAatgattaatatgagtattttacCACAATATCCATATAATTAATTGATGTATAGTCTTAGgtcttgaaaaatgatttgtaggataaataattaattttgaggGTAAAACAAGAAGAATAATCATCTTTTgttgatatgttaaaagtgacGAGTAAAACTCGAAATTTATTTTTGGAATATtggacaaataaaagtgaacggAGAGAGTATCTGGTAATCATGTTTTATCTTCTATCCTACCTTTTTATAATAGCTCTACCATATACCCTATTTTTCttgtatatttattgttcaaaCT
The genomic region above belongs to Solanum dulcamara chromosome 5, daSolDulc1.2, whole genome shotgun sequence and contains:
- the LOC129888403 gene encoding uncharacterized protein LOC129888403 yields the protein MEPSRIAAATDDQLARTSEIESQLSSVVYELSQQVQGAMENMLKMINEIDQSSTEVTEDMEKCKDSALERRKTLEEQKEHFQRAAYAILNMLNNQESG